The Negativicutes bacterium genome includes a region encoding these proteins:
- a CDS encoding Rmt family 16S rRNA (guanine(1405)-N(7))-methyltransferase, whose protein sequence is MRSVEEIGCLIRAAKKYSGLSDELITRICQQEYPKYKKEKDLMKAIRKEIHLIYGSYLREDSLPASQKLLASWQPADGSPAELADQLLQLHASTRERFPEIKEFYANLSGFLRQEDRVLDLGCGFNPCAIYWFPAKPLSYCAYDLSHATTELLNLFFRKSGQTAYMAATADLILTTPTAQADLVFMLKLFPVLEQQKKGRAFELLSQLQASRFVVSFPTLSLSGKRKGMEKFYSEFFLSRLPSEFCVIRSFQISNELVFLLQRV, encoded by the coding sequence ATGAGAAGCGTTGAGGAGATCGGCTGCCTGATCCGTGCTGCCAAGAAATATAGCGGCTTATCCGATGAGCTCATCACACGAATTTGTCAGCAGGAATACCCCAAATATAAAAAAGAAAAAGACTTGATGAAAGCGATTCGCAAAGAGATCCATCTAATCTATGGCTCTTATCTGCGGGAAGATTCGCTTCCCGCTTCACAGAAGCTGCTTGCATCCTGGCAGCCGGCAGACGGATCGCCGGCAGAGCTCGCCGACCAGCTGCTGCAGCTGCATGCTTCCACGCGCGAACGTTTTCCGGAAATCAAAGAGTTCTATGCGAATTTGAGCGGTTTTCTGCGGCAAGAGGATCGGGTGCTGGACTTGGGCTGCGGTTTCAATCCCTGTGCCATCTACTGGTTCCCGGCCAAACCACTGAGTTATTGCGCTTATGATCTCAGTCATGCGACGACGGAACTGCTCAATCTTTTCTTTCGGAAATCCGGTCAGACCGCCTACATGGCAGCAACAGCCGATCTGATCCTGACCACACCGACAGCTCAGGCGGATCTGGTTTTTATGCTCAAGCTCTTTCCTGTTTTGGAGCAGCAAAAAAAGGGCAGAGCGTTTGAACTGCTCTCGCAATTGCAGGCCAGCCGTTTTGTCGTTTCTTTTCCAACGCTCAGCCTGAGCGGAAAACGCAAAGGGATGGAAAAATTTTATAGCGAATTTTTTCTCAGCCGGCTGCCCAGCGAATTTTGCGTCATCCGTTCTTTTCAAATCAGCAATGAACTTGTTTTTTTACTGCAAAGAGTTTGA
- the tgt gene encoding tRNA guanosine(34) transglycosylase Tgt gives MENKLVLPHGTVRLPAFFPDGTYGVVRCLDMEDLEHCQVQGIVMNSYHLLTKPGLATIKAIGGLHAFTGWQRPILTDSGGFQAFSLIHQNPKFGEIRRNEIVFRPDDSNEKIIFTPEKCIQAQFTYGSDIMMCLDYCTQPDDSDEINQFAVEVTVAWAKRCKAEYLVQMKARKINPEKRPLLFAIIQGGGNKAMRKWCAEQLKEIGFDGYGFGGWPLDKDGKLVEDILHFTADLMPDETPKYAMGLGKPEDIGVCIKMGYNLFDCVIPTREARHNRLYVFDSDNASDAADYHYHYIMDDAHYRDQRPISEQCDCLTCRRYSKAYLRHLYKVGDSLGFRLATLHNVRFYTQLMEKYQAENIQAEAADEKR, from the coding sequence ATGGAAAATAAACTCGTATTGCCGCACGGAACCGTAAGGCTGCCGGCGTTTTTCCCGGACGGTACCTATGGTGTTGTGCGCTGTCTGGATATGGAGGATCTGGAACACTGTCAAGTCCAGGGCATTGTGATGAACAGCTATCATTTACTGACCAAACCCGGCCTGGCGACAATTAAGGCGATAGGCGGACTGCATGCTTTTACCGGTTGGCAGCGCCCGATCCTGACAGACTCCGGCGGCTTTCAAGCCTTCTCGTTGATTCATCAGAATCCTAAATTCGGTGAAATCAGAAGAAATGAAATTGTGTTCCGGCCGGATGACAGCAATGAAAAAATCATTTTTACTCCGGAAAAATGCATTCAGGCGCAGTTCACTTATGGTTCGGATATTATGATGTGTCTGGACTACTGCACCCAGCCGGATGACAGCGATGAAATCAACCAATTTGCGGTGGAAGTCACAGTGGCCTGGGCAAAGCGCTGCAAAGCAGAGTACCTTGTACAGATGAAGGCGAGAAAGATCAATCCTGAAAAACGGCCGTTGCTTTTTGCCATTATCCAGGGTGGCGGCAACAAAGCGATGCGCAAATGGTGCGCGGAGCAGCTGAAAGAGATCGGCTTTGACGGTTATGGCTTTGGCGGCTGGCCGCTGGACAAAGACGGCAAACTTGTAGAGGATATCCTGCATTTTACGGCGGACTTAATGCCGGATGAGACACCGAAATATGCGATGGGTCTGGGAAAACCGGAAGATATCGGCGTCTGCATCAAGATGGGGTATAATCTGTTCGATTGTGTGATTCCTACCAGAGAAGCCAGGCACAATCGTCTTTATGTGTTTGACAGTGACAATGCCAGCGATGCAGCCGATTATCACTATCATTATATTATGGATGATGCCCATTACCGCGATCAGCGGCCGATTTCAGAGCAGTGTGACTGTCTGACCTGCCGCCGTTATTCCAAAGCGTATCTGAGACATCTATATAAAGTAGGTGATTCGCTTGGCTTCCGCCTGGCGACTCTGCACAATGTGCGCTTCTATACACAGCTGATGGAAAAATACCAGGCTGAAAACATTCAGGCCGAGGCTGCTGATGAGAAGCGTTGA
- the rsmI gene encoding 16S rRNA (cytidine(1402)-2'-O)-methyltransferase, with protein sequence MIDNRGILYIVATPIGNLADFSPRAIEILKSVDLIAAEDTRNSSHLLQHFAIGTRLISYHKFNEQQRAVSLLQHLLNGENLALISDAGTPCISDPGSLLVQEAIRAQIQVIGIPGACAMLTALSICGFNLQEFYFGGFLPRKKTLIEQEFRKRIAAPQCTCAWYESPLRLKATLAVLCQTAPQAEVCLCNDLTKKFERSYHGTVPEVEKEVMTNPDYQKGEYVLVVSFAKVSAAANEADTDAETICQEAKLVQIMRQQNCSLREAMRVFYQINQDKLSKKEIYQAGLRLKQLCLGSETEAETQQDESDCL encoded by the coding sequence ATGATCGACAACCGTGGAATATTGTATATTGTAGCGACACCGATCGGCAACCTGGCCGATTTTTCTCCCCGGGCCATCGAAATCTTAAAAAGTGTGGATTTGATCGCTGCCGAAGATACGCGAAATTCGAGTCATTTATTGCAGCACTTTGCCATCGGGACCAGGCTGATTTCCTATCATAAATTCAATGAACAACAAAGAGCTGTATCTCTGCTGCAGCATTTGCTGAACGGAGAGAATCTGGCGCTTATTTCGGATGCCGGCACACCCTGCATCAGCGATCCGGGCAGTCTGCTGGTTCAGGAAGCGATCCGGGCGCAGATTCAGGTGATCGGAATTCCCGGCGCCTGTGCTATGCTGACAGCGCTATCGATCTGCGGCTTTAATTTACAGGAATTCTACTTCGGCGGTTTTCTGCCACGCAAGAAAACACTGATTGAGCAGGAATTTCGCAAACGGATCGCAGCGCCGCAGTGCACCTGCGCTTGGTATGAATCGCCGCTGCGTTTAAAAGCAACTTTGGCAGTGCTTTGCCAGACAGCCCCTCAGGCGGAGGTCTGCCTTTGCAATGACCTTACCAAAAAATTCGAACGGAGTTATCATGGCACGGTGCCGGAAGTAGAAAAAGAAGTGATGACCAATCCGGATTATCAAAAAGGAGAGTATGTTCTGGTTGTCAGCTTTGCCAAAGTATCTGCCGCAGCCAATGAGGCAGACACAGACGCAGAAACAATTTGCCAAGAAGCGAAGCTGGTTCAGATCATGCGGCAGCAAAATTGTTCTCTGCGAGAGGCGATGCGAGTTTTCTATCAGATCAATCAGGACAAGCTCAGCAAAAAGGAAATTTACCAGGCCGGTTTGCGACTGAAACAATTATGTCTTGGCAGCGAGACGGAAGCGGAAACACAACAAGATGAATCGGATTGTCTTTGA
- the glnS gene encoding glutamine--tRNA ligase: protein MADVLENTNRTVKSEASTSSNYIREIMLEDIKNQKNGGAIQTRFPPEPNGYLHLGHLMALVADFGLAEEMGGKCNLRFDDTNPDAEEKEFVDNIIEDIHWMGYDYEDRLFYASDYFEKLYGFAVQLIKDGEAYVDDLSMDEIRQYRGTLTEPGIDSPWRNRSIAENLDLFRRMKDGEFAEGSRTLRAKINMKAGNINMRDPVIYRIKNAPHHRSGTKWHIYPMYDYQHPLSDAIEGVTHSMCSLEYADHNELYRWFIDHVKWRQTPGDHVPYQYEWSRLNITGTIMSKRKLRKLVMENWVDGWDDPRMPTICGLRRRGYTPAALKDFIDRCGISRSPKTVDAALLEHCIREELNASAVRAMAVLNPLKVIISNYPEEKTEMLELENNPENPAAGVHLLPFCRELYIEQEDFMEDPPKKFFRLRPDGEIRLKGAYIIHCDEVI, encoded by the coding sequence ATGGCAGACGTGTTGGAAAATACCAACCGGACGGTGAAAAGCGAAGCTTCCACCTCAAGCAATTATATCCGTGAGATCATGTTGGAAGACATCAAAAATCAGAAAAACGGTGGCGCGATCCAAACCCGCTTCCCACCCGAACCCAATGGCTATCTGCACCTTGGTCACCTGATGGCGCTGGTCGCTGATTTCGGCTTGGCAGAAGAAATGGGCGGCAAATGCAATCTGCGCTTTGACGATACGAATCCCGATGCCGAAGAAAAGGAATTTGTTGACAACATTATTGAAGACATTCACTGGATGGGTTACGATTACGAAGACCGGCTTTTCTATGCCTCCGACTATTTTGAGAAGCTCTATGGTTTCGCCGTGCAGTTGATCAAAGATGGGGAAGCCTATGTCGATGATCTCAGCATGGATGAAATACGGCAGTACCGCGGTACCTTGACGGAGCCGGGTATCGATTCCCCCTGGCGCAACCGCAGCATCGCCGAAAATCTCGATTTATTCCGGCGCATGAAGGATGGCGAATTTGCGGAAGGCAGCCGTACGCTGCGGGCGAAAATCAATATGAAGGCCGGCAATATCAATATGCGCGATCCGGTCATTTATCGGATCAAAAACGCACCGCATCACCGTTCCGGTACGAAATGGCATATTTATCCGATGTATGATTATCAGCATCCTCTTTCCGATGCGATTGAAGGTGTGACGCATTCCATGTGCTCTCTGGAGTATGCTGATCACAATGAGTTATATCGTTGGTTTATCGATCATGTCAAATGGCGGCAGACGCCCGGGGATCATGTGCCGTATCAGTATGAATGGTCTCGCCTGAACATTACCGGCACGATCATGAGTAAACGGAAACTGCGCAAATTGGTGATGGAAAATTGGGTCGACGGCTGGGATGATCCGCGCATGCCCACCATCTGCGGACTGCGCCGGCGCGGTTATACGCCCGCCGCTTTAAAAGACTTTATTGATCGCTGCGGTATCTCACGTTCGCCGAAGACGGTGGATGCGGCTCTTTTGGAACATTGTATTCGGGAAGAATTGAATGCCAGCGCCGTGCGGGCGATGGCAGTGCTGAACCCACTCAAGGTGATCATCAGCAATTATCCGGAAGAGAAAACCGAAATGCTGGAATTGGAGAACAATCCGGAGAATCCGGCAGCGGGGGTGCATTTGCTGCCCTTCTGCCGTGAATTGTATATTGAACAGGAAGATTTTATGGAAGATCCGCCAAAGAAATTCTTCCGTTTGCGTCCGGATGGTGAGATCCGTTTGAAAGGCGCTTATATCATTCATTGTGACGAAGTGATCA